A stretch of DNA from Hemitrygon akajei chromosome 4, sHemAka1.3, whole genome shotgun sequence:
taaatccaaggttcttttagaagtcagggatgaggcataaaacttgttgcttcacaatCATCTTATTAAGAGCTGATAGAACAAAGAGAGCAGGAACAGAACCGTGACAGAGAATCATTGCTACTTGAAAGAGATGATCTAAAAATGATGATGCCTAGTGTAAAACCATTACTTTTTACCCAAAGATAAGAAATGCCATTGATAAGAGACAGCCAATTAAAAAATACTTATTTAATACTGCCATGAAATTAAACATCTGAGACAATAATCATTCACGAACAAAGAAGCTATGAATCTTCCTGAACTATACCTTGTATAGCCACTAGAGGCATATTATACTCTTATGTATATAAAGGCTACTtgaaatacaagcagataattagTTAATAATAACAaagaaaatgacaattaaaattgAACAGTCAGATCCAAGATATATATTGAAGGACCTTATTTACACTGAGTTTCATTTTATTCAGCCATATTCCATCTTCATTTCCCTTCACCAGAAGTAATATGGTTTGGAATATTGGGATATAAGAACTCTTCCATATATCAAATTCACATGGATGCTCTTCAAGAGCATAACTAAAAAGGAACCAGACAGATTTCTTAACAATTGATCTGGATCACACTTGACCTCAATCTTGTCCTCACTCAATAGCCAGTTGTGAACTTTCCAGTAGGGGTCACCAGATAGCTATTAAGAGTTGGAAATTCAATCAGTATGTCCACCACCAGCCATGAACTAACTGACTTATCTCACGAGAGAATAACCTTGAATATTACTTATTCTCGGTGCCATGCCATATAGAAAAGCTGAAAACCACAGCAAAAAACTCTGTTTCAATGTATTTGCACTTATGTAAGCACTTTGAAAGATAATGTTGCTAACAACTTACACATATGATACAGTTCATTATGATTGAATATAATACATTCATTACCGCTCCAGTTATACTCTAGAGAGAATATATCTACTTAAATTGAACTGGGTATATATTTTAAGTAATGGCAGAACATCAATATTATATTCCATCTTTCATTGGCCTACTGAACAAACCTGCAAAAGATTGGGTATGGTTACAACAACTTATTAAAATTGAAACCCTGGTTATATAAATTATTTAGCTATTGTAATGTTGACAATCCTTTAAAGTGATGCATTTAATACCcaaatgccacctataaattAAGCAGGGGGGAGACTCGATTTTACATGAGTAACTTTATCCCTAAATGATCACTGATTTGGTTGTGACCCTAACACACGTTTCCATCATCTTTCTCATAAACTACACCGCACTATTATCTAGCAATCCTTTTTCTCTGTTTTCCAGCTCAGTCTGATTTGTCCACCTCTTCATGTGGTTCCATCCTAAATGAATCCAAGGTGGTTTATGAAATGCTTTCCCTTCTCACATGCACAATGCCCTGCGGCATTGTTTGAGAATCAATTTGAAGCATAGTGTACACTGAGAGTACCTAAACTGTCCTCTGACCCACCTCTCAAATCATCCATCACTTCTGTGCTGTCAGTGAAATATCTGATACTCAATCTTAGAGAGAATGCAATTTCATCTGTTTAAACACTGAGATGACTTATACCATGAGATTTGTCTTCCATACATCTAGTATTCCTTCCCTTTCATTTCTATCTCCTTCTCCATTTGTGTGCAACTGTTTGTTGTTGAATATGTTTGCTATCTCAGCACTGCATTGGAACCCATGATGATCTAAAAAATGACATCCTATTTAGCACATTCATTTCCACCAAAATAATGAGTGGttctgtccactctgtctttgATGAGCTGTGTTGGTTCTTCAGTTACCCAAGCTTACAGTTTTAAAATATCATCCTCATGTTTAAATTATAATTCTAGCTGTCTGAACTGCTATCACTTCAACCAGCTTCCAAATATTCAGTGATTAAAGAATAGTATTTCTTTGACTTTAATCTCAAAAAGCAGCCCCTACCTTTATTGCTCCATCTTTTATTCTCATGATTTTGTCAACACTATAGTCAAATTAATTCACTCTTAGGATCTCTGCATAGTAATCTTATCACTGCGGATCTTCAAAATCCACTACTTTTCATTGCCTTTTCGGTAACATCTCCTACATCAATTCAGAACAGTTGTCTGATTACATGGGCCACATCTTGGGATATTTTCCTACTTCTCGTGACATGTAACATTTAGTAACTGTGAAACATCAGCTTATGGTTATACAGTACATTTAGAAAAATAAAATGCAGTTGCATGCATTACAATAATTGACAATAGGTCAAAAAGTCTACAACTGGGTTTAGGTGCTAAACCACAAGGAACGTATTAATGGAGAAAGGGAGATGGCAGAGAGGCTTTGGGAAGAACTTCAGAGCTTTAAGGCTACACCAACTGAATTCATGGCAATTAATGGTGGATTGATTATATTCAAGGTCAAATAAAATGTGCATTGAAGTATTTTCGCTATGGCATGATGATACTTTAGCGATGAGAAGGGACAAGGTCATGGAGAGACTGGGTAACAAGGATGAGAATTTTAAAACAGAGTCAATGCCAATGGAAGTCAACAAGAATGAGTATGACTGGTAACCAGGATTCAGTGCAATGAGAACAAACAGCAGAGTTTTGGATGACTTTAATTTTATGGAGAGTAGAAAAAGGAAGAATAGGAATACTCTAGTCTAAATTTAAGACATGAATGATGGTTTCAGCAGCTAATGAGCTGAGATACACCAGATTGTGGAATATTATATAGTTGCATAAGTCATCTTTGAGATTAACTGCAACCAATCTATATCAGTCCCAGAAAAATAGCAGAGATGCCTGCTAGTGGTCAGAGTTTACAAATGTCTtcatttactgtttatttatttgagaGAAATTTCTACTCTCTAGCTGTGAAAGATCAAGGATCAACGTTGTTCACCATATATATTAacatatattaggaatttgctgtgatgtgttgCCGCCACATGAAAAAAAACTAACAGCATTTAGCAATTATAAGGGGTAAAGAATtactgtatataaaaataaagtttgaaGTATGGATATGCAATGAAATGTGCATACATAAATGCCAGCATGTACATACAATATAATACAATAATAAAGTGACTGAGGTAATGGATAGGCGGAGGTGAGGGGTTAACTAGAATGCTGATCCaattaactgcctggggaaagaaacttttaagatgacaTGAAGTTTTTGTTTCAATAGTCTTTTTGATTTACTAGAATATCAAACAAACAATTTGACAATTTAGTGATAGAAAAGGAGTCAACAAAGTTAAAGAAGTGTTTACTTTTAATGTATTATTTAAACCTGTTGTGTTTTTGGATGTTATTACCGATGGTAGAATGTAGAATAAAAGATCCTTGGGGAAAATTGggaatgttatattgaagttaagacattggtaaggcctaatttagagtattttgtgcagttttgatcttctacctacaggagagatgtcaataaattgaaagagtgcagagaaaatttacaaggatgttactgagaCTGGAGGACCCGAATTAtacggaaagattgaataggttaggactttattccttggaatgtggaagactgagaggagatttgatgaaggtatacaaaattataaggggtataaatAAAGTAGACTCTGCAAGCAaactctttccactgaggttgggtaagactacaactagaggttatgggttaagtaTGAGAGGTAAAcattttaagggaaacatgatggGAAacctcttctctcagagggttgggaaaatgtggaatgatctgccagcacaggtggtgcatgcaagcccaatttcaatgtttaagagaacttTGGAGGAGGCCTGTTTtagtgctgtacttttcaatgactaAATTTTCACTATAACTGCAGGATGAATAGTTCATGATGCTCTTGCCGTTGTGTAGATAAGAAAGGAACCAAATGACTATGGGCCTACCTAGTCAGGTGGGATGTTTTGGAAGATAGTTTGATCAACAATACGTAAACAGGAAACAATCTAGTAGGGGCAAGATGAAATTGATCGGTTTCATCTAAATCTTGAGTTTGATCAGTCATTTTGGTAGTGTGGCAAAGAATGAATAAGATTCAAATAAGGAGTCAATATCACACAAACATGAATTGGAGAAGTAACTACACATTCAAAATTCTGGGAAAGAGATTGGTGATGGGAAAGCAGATTACAAGGCTGAAGGGAATCAGAAAGGTTAACTTTTTGAGAATTGATCACATATATGAGGCACCACAGTAtcttagcagttagcacaacgctattacagctcgagggTTGGGATTCAATTCCGGTGGCGTCTAtaaggaatttgcatgttcttcccGTGAACATGTGTATTTCGTTCAGGCGTTTCAGATTtcccacacagtccaaagacagactgtttagtaggttaattcatcattgtaaattgtcctgtgagtagACGAGGGTTAAATAGGTCAGTTGCTGGGTAGCATGGCTCGTTGAGCCAGGaggatctctaaataaaataaatattgagaatgtgggACAGGAGTCTGAGGAAACTTGCAGCAAAATCTGAAATTGAGGGCCAGGAGGCTATCAGTAGGAAAATCAAAGTCATGAGTCCATAGAAATCACAGTAGTGAATGATATAAATTAAGTTGCATATTTGACAGACAGATTATCAATGCAATTCTTATATTATGTTCATTGTTTATCATTTCATTTGCTTTATTGGAATGAACTGAATGTGACGTATATTTTATCACTGAATGCAATTCAAATATAGTAACAAAACCAACAGTATTACCTTAGCTAACCATACTTAGAAATATTAAAGGACACAGTGAGTGATATACTGTATCATCATAAGATACGAAGTTTGCACCCATTGAGGTACAGAATGAAAACACATGAATTTCTTAAAGTTGCTACATTGTATTCTGTCAATAAATCACATAAACTACATAACTGTGTGCTGTTTATCTTTTTTTCTGAGACACACATCAATTTCAGAAAAAGGTCAGCTCAACTGCACTGAAGTTCTGCCAGTGAAAAACTAGGATCAACCATTATCAGCAGTATTTTACTAAAACCAATAGTGGTGATAAATGagcagcaaacaatctgctggaggaactcagcaggttgagcaattGGGATGATAATGAGTTGCACAAGACAACCATGGAAAATATTAAGAGAAATGCCCTGGAGCATCACAAGCAAGATAAATAAACAGTGCCAAATGTGATTAATACAGCAACATTTCAAATCATGTAATTGTTAAGTACTGACTGAGTATATTGTATTCTTTATACAcactgttgtggtcaataataatgaaAGGGAACTGGTCTGAACTTTCATTGATTTGAAATATGCTATTATGGTTTAACTTAATATTCACTTTAAAATATATTGTTAAACCAATTTGATACTTAGAAAATTCTTTTTGTCACAGAAGTACAGAaagtagaatataaaaataagtttatttttaaaaatatataaatagaatacaaaatgtatttttaaaatacaCACATAATTACACTTAAATCGGTATACTTAATGTGAAAATATAATTGTATTCAAAGTCATAGACACATTTACTCAATAGATACAAATGGCTGGTAATGACACTTCCAGTTTCCAAAAAAAGGGAAGAGAGTAACCAAATACACAACCACTTTTAACTTTGACGAACATCTTGCAAAAGTTTGTTAATTTCTGCTACAAGTTCACTAGCATCAATGAGTTCATGTTTACTGTCACGCTTACAAGGAGCAAGCTGATTAAGAACATTATCAAATTCGTCTTCTTCATAATTCTCTGGGATCTCCTCCATGGCAGGCAACCACTTAGAAAGAGGTTGTGAGTTTATATGATTTACAGGAGCAAGACCAACACTGttcactggattctggaaatGAGTGCTTGCAGCCCAAGCTGCTACCCCCTGTGGATAGGGAAGTGGCTTTAATGCCAAGTGTCCTTTCTTATTTTCCAGAGTATTTCCACTGCCAACTTCATTGCATTCCATGTACATGTCCATTTGTGGAGGCAGTAATCGTTGGAAAACACTGTTCATTTCTGACAGGAGAGAGGAAGTTCCCAAGTCCTCTGCCTCTTCATTCTGGGACTCTTTTCCAAAGGTCAAAAAGCTTTTTTTCTTCTCATTGGAATCTGAAGAGTCACAATCTTCTTCCTGTGGCTGCTGAGCATCCTCACCAGGAATAAACATGTTGCTCCTGTAATCAGCAGAAACCACAGAAGACAAGGGAGGCATCCAGCATTGATCAGAATGCCCCAGTACTTTGCATTCATCTGTACATAGCTTCATTGctgtaaaattaaaaaaaaattattcaagAAACCGTGTATTGCATAAATTGTTCGCATCCAACCAAAAGATTTTCTCATCACCTTCCCACAACTCAATCTCTATCACTGTGAGAATGCAAACTTCAACTACTAAGTTTTCCCAGGGCCAAGAACAACAACCCTTGCATAAATTGACAAACTAATCAGTATATCCCCAAAGGAATTGAAACAAAATATGTACAAAGCTTATAATTTACAATGCTTTATAGTCTGGTTCAGAGCATAGCATCATAGAGGAAAATAATGCAATATATTATATGTCCTCAAGAAAGATCtcggcctaaaatgtcaactgtttattcatttccatagatgctgcctgacttgctgagttcctccagaattctgtgtgtattttctatatttccagaatttgcagaatatcttgtgtttatataTTCTATACTAACAGCCCTTttcacttattttaatttaaatccAATTACTATtacttgtttttatttcagcCATACCCATTTGATGTTCAACCATTAGTTATAATCCAAGCATTACTTAGGAGTTCAGATAGGAGACAGGCTTTGTGCTTTTGCTTGATACTTTGTGGATAATCTACtagcattttgtttttttccccaaatGATAATACTGCCTATTTTGATTAACTtgttaaaattaaataaaatgaatGAAAGGGAGAGTTGTATAAATAGCCATAATCTCAACCTGGCTGCTGATATAGAAATTGTGGTTTTGTAGTCCTACAGGGGAAGTGACTTTAGTCTGGAACTTGCATTATTCAAATTAAATTCTTAATTTCTCAAACCACGATGCTAACACATACTGCTTCTTATTCAGAGTCATGGGGATCATTTATTAAGTATCCTTGCTTGCTAGAAGACTTCTGTCAGATTAAGCTTTGGAAATTTGAAACCAATTTCTGGCAGATTCAAATTCAATTACATATTTGGAAGAAGTTAAATCATTCCTTTCTGATCTTGGAATTACAATTGAGCGGAAAAGACAGAATTATCTTTCATTAAATTGTTCTGCTGCTGACCCCAAATTACTTGATTTTAACAGCAGGTGATTACAATTGAAATAATGGTTTGCTCCTCGATActgattattattttatttcagagttacagcacagaataggcccttccagccagccCAGTGAGCTGCACCACACAACAACCCATCGATTTAACCatggcctaatcactggacaatttccAATAACCAGTTAACcgactaaccagtacatctttggaaggtgGAAGGAAGTCAGTGGAAACACGCCCATTCATGGGAGGACATACGATATCCTTACAGACGGAGTAAGGACTTTGACACCCAAGCTGTAACTGTGTCACAGTTACCCTATGCTACGGCGATGCCCCACATCATAAACCATGCCAAATTAAAAACTCAAGAGTTATGAAACAAAATCCAAATGACCATATACAGATTTTGTGTATAAAATGATAGGACTTATCAAATAAGAAACATACCTGGATGAAAGCGCTGGTTGTCAGTTACAAAAAGATCACTGAAACCTTCACCCAGAAGTCTGTCAATAGGAGAATCTCTTCCCAAGTCATAGTCACTGTCTCCAGCTTCACTGTCACCTCTACCACTGTCTTTCAGACTGAATTTATCCATATCTTGAAGAGCATATCTACAAAGAACAAATTATAAACCATTAGAAGCATAGCTGTTATGGCATAAGAACTTGTGCCGCTCAAAGAAGGGAATTAAATATGTTTGTTTTTACCTGTAACTTCTGGAATATTTATTTCCCCGGAAGTTTGGCCTTGGCTGATATTGACCTTGATGTAGCATGCTCAACAATTGTGAAACTTGctaaataacaacaaaataacaacacAAGTTTACTCTGTGTCCTTTGAAAATCGAATCACATCTGTAACAATAGTTTCAGTTTATCAATTCAACAGAACAAAAGATAATTAGAAACACACCTGCTTGAAGAAATTCATTTAATCCCCCAGTCATCTAATTTTTATAAAAACCTGTTCACTTGATTATGGTTAAGTCTCCATGATAAACGATTTAACTAATTTATGAGACCGATTTCGACAGTAGGCTTGTGTAAGTTTTCTCATTTTTATCAAATTTCTCATAGTCATCAAAAATTCTTACTATGTTTCAAGAGTATTGCATTATGGAATCACTCTGATTGATTGCTCCTCCAAACTTCTTAAAATTATGGTGTTACACATTATAATCATCACATGTCTAAACTAAAAATTAAAACATGAAATTCAACAAATCAGTATTAAGAAAATATTGAAGGTATCCACATTGAAATTCAGTGAAAGGCATGTATGGTAATTTAGAGTCACAGATGCTTCATTTGTGAGACATAAATATGGAAGGGAATATTAGTGGCAACAACACAGTTACATGGTCTTTTTGAAGTATGCATTTTGAAGGAGAAATGAACATTAGGAATTCAgaataaaataagtaaaatatGGTGAAATTAGTTATTTTTTCAACATTCAATTAATTGAAATTCTTCTAGGAAGTTTATAATAAAAACACGTTACAGTTGCATTATAAAGCTGTGTACATTACTTAGAGTtgctatgtatttaaatgaaacacaCTGTTGATACCAGCAAGAGACTCTATGTATCGTTTTAAGCATATATACTACAGAAGAATTTCAAACTAGTGGAGAAAAATAACTATTTTCCATTGGTAAGAAATCACATGTGAAATGGTGAGATCTACTAAAAGGCATAGTGGTTCCTTGTCCAATTAATAAACCAAGCAATTTTGAAATTAATGATCACACAAATGGACTGAAGAAGCATCTCATTTGACTAGTCATCTCTTCATGCAAGGGTCTCTACTTGTTTCATAATGATATCCAATTTTGAATATTATACAGAGCAATAACAACTTGAAGTGTCCCCTGTGATACTTCAAGTTTCTATTTACCAAATCTGAAGCAAGTGTTGAGGGTCCAGATGACCTTAGTGTCACTACAATTATTCCATTTTACTCCTCAGCAAATGCCTATACATGCACCCTTccatcaggggtcagtattgctATCAAAAGCTGATCCTTTCCCTTTCAATACTAATGCTGTTGTACTTCCATCACAGACAAAAAGCAGATAATGGCACAAGCCGAGGAATGAGCTAGATACTTCAAAGGCCTGAAGCAGAACTTTACTACTAAGGACACAAATGTGCCTTTTTCAGTCTGAATGTAACAAAAGCAAAAATTTCACAATACAAACTAGGTATCCAAAAACAATGGCAAGCTAATGGTTAACATGTATCAAGTCAAAAATTGCAGAACACAATTGGCCCTAGTGTCAAAATAGCCTAAAGACTTGCGCAATAGAGACAATAATTGTAAGGAATCTTAACCCCTGCCCCATTAATTGTATGGAATCACAAATAAAGTTGACCATGCATGAAGCACAGCATTCAAAGTTCTCACCTCAACGGGTGGGGAAGTATGAGTCAGCTCCAATGAAAAGTTCTCAGGCAAATGGTTAGAGGATAATGTCACCAAACTGTTGAGAGACTGGTGACTCCGGTTGGTTTGTCTGCTGCACATCTGACCCCGGTCCATTCCTGAAAGGGTTGGGGAGGAGGAAGGAGAAGCTCTGTGTTGGGATCTGATGGGTAGTGTGCCAGTAGCAGTGTGTACCAGAGTAATATCTCCTTTGTGAATCTGCCTAGATGGTCTTTTAGGATGATGCTGATAAGTGGATTCTGCCACTCTACAGTTGTAAGATCTGATGTCCTTTTTCTCCCGATTGCATCTTGTGGCAAACATAGCCATGATAATAAGCAAAACGGTACAGATTACACCCAATGATATGATGATAATCATGGAATCATATAAACTGTTTTTTTCGTTATGGTAATTCTCTTTTCTTGGTTCAGTCAGCACAATTTTCAAGGAAGCCACTGCACTGAGTTTTGGGGATCCTTTATCTTGTACAGCCACAACGAGGTCCCAGCTTTTCTCCTGAGTAAAAGCAAAACTATCGTTTGTGTAAATGCCACAAGTTCTTGAGTCCAAAGTGAAAATTCCATTTTGATTACCATCAAGAAGTGTGCATGTAAGTTCTGCATTGATGCCATAGTCATTATCAATTGCTGCAATGGTGGTCACCATTTGATTGGGTCTGATATCATGAGGAACTTGAATCTCCGCCGTGCCATTGCGCAGAACAGGTTTTAAGATAGTTGGTGCATTGTCGTTATGGTCAAGAATAGTCAAAATGACTGTTGTGTTAGTGCTAAGCTGAGGAGTTCCTCCATCCCTGGCTTGAACTGTGAATGAGATTTTGCCAATTTCTTCACGATCAAAGGTCCTAAGTGCATAAATTGCCCCAGTTGATGGCTCAATAGTGAGGTAGGTAGTGATAGAACTTCCGGAAATAGAGGATTCTGGGATAGTATAGGTAACCCGACCGTTCTCAGCGGAATCCAGGTCAGTGGCTGTCACTAAGGTGATGAAGGCACCAGGTAAGTTGTTTTCCTCGAGCATCAATTCATATTTATTCTTCTGGAATTGAGGTGCATTGTCATTTACATCGATTATCTGGACTGTCACGTATTGGACGGTGATGAAGCTTGGGGTTCCCTTGTCTTCCGCAACGACTTTCAACTTGTACTGAGCGATTTTCTCCCTATCCAGGGTCTCGTTAGTCTGGATCATGTAGTTCTTTTCGTTGGTCTGCTGAAGTTTGAAATGCCCATGCCCCTGCAGTCTGCACCCAACTTGCCCGTTCACCCCCGAGTCCACGTCCTCAACTCGCACCACGGCGATCAAGGTCTCCTTGGGTGCTCCTTCGGACACGGACGCCACGTCATTACCCAAAGGCATCAGGCTGATGGTAATCTCCGGGGGGTTGTCATTTACGTCCACCACTTTGATGACGATCTTGCAGTGGGCTGGTATTGAGTTAGGGCCCAGATCCTGCGCTTGGGCGTCGATCTCGTAACTCTGGCTAGCCTCGTAGTCCACTGACTTGAGAAGGACCAAATGGCCGGTGTTGGCGTCGATGTGGAAGGTTTCCATAACCAGCGGGGACACGTGACTGCTAAAGGAATAGACGACTTTTCCATTGCTCCCCTCGTCCGGATCAGTTGCATTCAGGTCAACAAGCAGTGAACCCCGGGGCGAGTTTTCTGGCAACTCGATGGTGTAGGAGGCTTGTTCAAAAACCGGGCTGTTGTCGTTCGAGTCAGCGATGCTAATCTTAACAAGGGAGGATCCTGATTTGGGAGGCACCCCACGATCCGAGGCGATCAGACGTAGTTCATAGCTGGCCTGCTGCTCCCTGTCCAACTCCCGAATCACCATAAGGTCGGCGTACTTGGCGCCGTCCGTCCTGGTGCGGACCTCCAGCGCAAAGTGCTCATTGGGGGTAAGCgagtaagtataaagtgagttgTTCCCCACGTCAGGGTCCACGGCACTGTCGAGGGGGAAGCGGGCTCCCACCGAGGCGCTCTCGAAGATCTCCACGGGAATGACCGAGCGGGGGAACTGAGGCGCG
This window harbors:
- the LOC140726384 gene encoding protocadherin-18-like; translated protein: MTKMEKVQKSAGCWNLLLLFALASWTGREVTGITVRYEVLEEQPVGTVVGRLSETLADQLNPSSKRFRVMQRVNSSLLAVREEDGRVSVAERIDREQLCKPTAACTISFDVITLPTEHLQLLQVEVVVLDINDNAPQFPRSVIPVEIFESASVGARFPLDSAVDPDVGNNSLYTYSLTPNEHFALEVRTRTDGAKYADLMVIRELDREQQASYELRLIASDRGVPPKSGSSLVKISIADSNDNSPVFEQASYTIELPENSPRGSLLVDLNATDPDEGSNGKVVYSFSSHVSPLVMETFHIDANTGHLVLLKSVDYEASQSYEIDAQAQDLGPNSIPAHCKIVIKVVDVNDNPPEITISLMPLGNDVASVSEGAPKETLIAVVRVEDVDSGVNGQVGCRLQGHGHFKLQQTNEKNYMIQTNETLDREKIAQYKLKVVAEDKGTPSFITVQYVTVQIIDVNDNAPQFQKNKYELMLEENNLPGAFITLVTATDLDSAENGRVTYTIPESSISGSSITTYLTIEPSTGAIYALRTFDREEIGKISFTVQARDGGTPQLSTNTTVILTILDHNDNAPTILKPVLRNGTAEIQVPHDIRPNQMVTTIAAIDNDYGINAELTCTLLDGNQNGIFTLDSRTCGIYTNDSFAFTQEKSWDLVVAVQDKGSPKLSAVASLKIVLTEPRKENYHNEKNSLYDSMIIIISLGVICTVLLIIMAMFATRCNREKKDIRSYNCRVAESTYQHHPKRPSRQIHKGDITLVHTATGTLPIRSQHRASPSSSPTLSGMDRGQMCSRQTNRSHQSLNSLVTLSSNHLPENFSLELTHTSPPVEQVSQLLSMLHQGQYQPRPNFRGNKYSRSYRYALQDMDKFSLKDSGRGDSEAGDSDYDLGRDSPIDRLLGEGFSDLFVTDNQRFHPAMKLCTDECKVLGHSDQCWMPPLSSVVSADYRSNMFIPGEDAQQPQEEDCDSSDSNEKKKSFLTFGKESQNEEAEDLGTSSLLSEMNSVFQRLLPPQMDMYMECNEVGSGNTLENKKGHLALKPLPYPQGVAAWAASTHFQNPVNSVGLAPVNHINSQPLSKWLPAMEEIPENYEEDEFDNVLNQLAPCKRDSKHELIDASELVAEINKLLQDVRQS